One Camelina sativa cultivar DH55 chromosome 3, Cs, whole genome shotgun sequence genomic window carries:
- the LOC104776481 gene encoding LOW QUALITY PROTEIN: uncharacterized protein LOC104776481 (The sequence of the model RefSeq protein was modified relative to this genomic sequence to represent the inferred CDS: substituted 1 base at 1 genomic stop codon), whose amino-acid sequence MGGSEVSRSEEKSGVGFVKLFENNVVFSGFLVWMNQTIQEPLKAEFKRLRNVKELSLIKSVSEIETTYEKHRDEEKLEKQLQAWRDNPSWIDQPPKVVVKSQNGLFCHLNIEVDVGLPPESVYNIFTHPDNKRYFKNIKENISRTVLIDEGLKQTVEVKQAAAWKFLWWDGTFPIHLIVEEDRXNLTSSYKQEKTMFMKVFEGCWKVEPLFIDEHLCDRSKPKTLEDYHSCSKGRGRVGSKVRMDQMFQPSALLTPPPLSWYIRGITIKTTESMMEDLFAEATRLRGGGGGVGHIDDQKGENSVVLEKTKTVDIKERWRLRRRNKGIRFTNARTM is encoded by the exons ATGGGTGGATCTGAAGTTTCAAGATCAGAGGAGAAGAGCGGTGTAGGTTTCGTTAAACTGTTCGAAaataatgttgtattttcaggATTTTTGGTCTGGATGAATCAAACAATTCAAGAGCCTCtcaag gCTGAGTTCAAGAGATTAAGGAATGTTAAAGAGCTAAGCTTGATTAAGTCAGTGTCAGAGATAGAGACTACTTATGAGAAGCATAGAGATGAGGAGAAGTTAGAGAAGCAACTACAAGCTTGGAGAGATAACCCTTCATGGATCGATCAACCTCCTAAAGTGGTG GTGAAATCACAAAATGGTTTGTTTTGCCATTTGAACATTGAAGTAGACGTAGGATTGCCTCCTGAATCAGTGTACAACATTTTCACTCATCCAGACAACAAAAGATACTTCAAAAACATCAAG GAAAACATATCGAGAACAGTTTTGATTGACGAAGGGCTAAAGCAGACCGTGGAGGTGAAGCAAGCCGCGGCGTGGAAGTTCCTTTGGTGGGATGGTACTTTCCCTATACATCTAATTGTCGAAGAAGACCGATAAAACCTAACT TCAAGTTATAAGCAAGAGAAAACAATGTTCATGAAAGTATTCGAGGGCTGTTGGAAAGTGGAGCCATTGTTTATAGACGAGCATTTATGTGACCGCTCAAAGCCAAAAACTCTAGAAGATTACCACAGTTGTAGCAAGGGACGAGGAAGGGTTGGGTCGAAGGTGAGAATGGATCAGATGTTCCAACCTTCTGCTCTTCTTACTCCACCGCCGCTTTCTTGGTACATACGTGGGATCACCATTAAAACCACAGAGAGTATGATGGAAGATCTTTTCGCTGAAGCTACTAGACTCCggggaggtggaggaggagtaGGCCATATTGATGaccaaaaaggagaaaacagtgTTGTATTGGAGAAAACCAAAACTGTGGATATTAAGGAAAGATGGAGATTGCGTAGGAGGAATAAAGGGATAAGGTTTACAAATGCTAGGACCATGTAA
- the LOC104776482 gene encoding uncharacterized protein LOC104776482 isoform X1, translating to MGVFAGFGCWINQNNEEPRKDEPNRSENVESKSESETDNDNDQDKMKKYYDEDEVERQVQLWVDAEKKHTWHDAPPKVKVTTKKGLCHIKIELRLGFPPDKVFRIITDPSNGPFFLYPPLTGKSKKVLREDGPRQIAKVVKTVEWKFLGSSFAIPISVSRGDDCELAKYKKKRVMLMKVFKGSYKVEPLYVDSERLCKHMEPKSPEEYKRCSRGQGRIASKVLLNQYFQPYPPFNLPPLSRYIRDVTVKNTVTALKTLQSWGINFRSPGIVTSMDENGNVIRSSPKKKEKQTNVEST from the exons ATGGGTGTATTTGCTGGATTTGGTTGCTGGATCAACCAGAACAATGAAGAGCCTCGTAAG GACGAGCCAAACAGATCTGAAAATGTTGAATCTAAGTCCGAGTCAGAAACGGATAATGACAATGACCAGGATAAGATGAAGAAATACTATGACGAAGATGAGGTGGAGAGACAAGTTCAACTTTGGGTAGATGCAGAAAAGAAGCACACATGGCATGATGCTCCTCCAAAGGTGAAG GTGACAACAAAAAAGGGCCTTTGCCATATAAAGATAGAATTGAGATTGGGATTTCCTCCGGATAAAGTCTTCCGCATTATCACTGATCCATCTAACGGACCATTTTTTCTCTATCCACCTTTG acAGGCAaatcaaaaaaagttttgagGGAGGATGGACCGAGGCAAATCGCGAAGGTGGTGAAAACCGTGGAATGGAAATTCCTTGGGTCGTCTTTCGCTATCCCCATAAGT GTTTCTCGCGGTGATGATTGTGAACTggcaaaatataagaaaaagagagtgatGTTGATGAAAGTGTTCAAAGGTAGCTATAAAGTGGAACCCCTATACGTAGATTCAGAACGCTTATGCAAACACATGGAGCCAAAGAGTCCGGAAGAATACAAAAGATGTAGCCGCGGACAAGGCAGGATTGCCTCAAAGGTGTTATTGAACCAATATTTTCAGCCATATCCTCCTTTTAATCTGCCGCCGTTATCTAGGTACATTCGTGATGTTACCGTCAAGAACACTGTAACTGCGCTTAAAACACTTCAAAGTTGGGGTATAAACTTTCGAAGTCCTGGTATAGTGACTTCAATGGACGAAAATGGAAACGTGATAAGatcatcaccaaaaaaaaaggaaaaacaaacaaacgttGAAAGCACTTAA
- the LOC104776480 gene encoding probable inactive poly [ADP-ribose] polymerase SRO2 isoform X2 — MAAQVEVEDQASVTKLDNGEIFDSALSDDADSSSLSRSGSFISSSSLILLDEGNSEHDVIKACLLSGMGFVSSDTTIVTIRKNTSDGITNRARFLSFRIFTDAVARKRGGDANVKYGWCAGSSKEEIESIVSYGFSNRDVGKFEDDPCSHGVGIHFVPSKCSLLAASAAEPDEEGLRHLLLCRLILGKPELTTSGSKQLYPSSPEFDSGVDDLRNPRNYVVWSCNMNSHILPSYIVSFRSPRLTVSRGGFAARPSSPWKRKIRRDQLVKKMREVAGDNLLAEIIKNHRDRNKVKN, encoded by the exons ATGGCGGCGCAGGTCGAAGTAGAGGACCAAGCTTCCGTCACCAAACTAGATAATGGCGAAATATTCGATTCAGCACTCTCCGACGATGCAGATTCGTCATCTCTTTCTCGGTCCGGGTCTTTCATCTCTTCCTCATCGTTGATTCTTCTCGACGAAGGAAACTCGGAGCACGACGTTATCAAGGCGTGTTTGCTCTCTGGTATGGGTTTCGTTTCCAGCGACACGACGATCGTCACGATTCGCAAAAACACTTCCGATGGGATCACGAACAGAGCCAGGTTTCTTTCCTTCAGGATTTTCACCGATGCTGTGGCGAGGAAACGCGGCGGAGACGCGAATGTGAAATACGGTTGGTGCGCTGGTTCTTCCAAAGAGGAGATTGAGAGTATCGTCTCTTACGGATTTAGCAATCGTGATGTTGGGAAATTTGAGGATGATCCTTGTTCTCATGGAGTTGGGATCCATTTTGTTCCTTCCAAGTGTTCTCTTCTCGC gGCTTCAGCTGCAGAGCCAGATGAGGAAGGTTTAAGGCATCTTCTCTTATGCCGTTTAATCTTGGGGAAACCTGAGTTAACCACCTCCGGTTCTAAACAATTGTATCCTAGCTCACCTGAGTTTGATTCTGGTGTTGATGATCTTCGTAACCCTAGAAACTATGTGGTTTGGAGCTGTAACATGAACTCCCATATCTTACCGAGTTATATCGTTAGTTTTAGGTCTCCTCGTCTCAcag TAAGTAGAGGTGGTTTTGCTGCAAGACCAAGCTCTCCTTGG AAACGGAAGATCAGGAGAGACCAACTGGttaagaagatgagagaagtgGCTGGAGACAATCTTTTGGCTGAGATTATTAAGAATCACAGAGACAGAAACAAAGTcaagaattaa
- the LOC104776480 gene encoding probable inactive poly [ADP-ribose] polymerase SRO2 isoform X1: MAAQVEVEDQASVTKLDNGEIFDSALSDDADSSSLSRSGSFISSSSLILLDEGNSEHDVIKACLLSGMGFVSSDTTIVTIRKNTSDGITNRARFLSFRIFTDAVARKRGGDANVKYGWCAGSSKEEIESIVSYGFSNRDVGKFEDDPCSHGVGIHFVPSKCSLLAASAAEPDEEGLRHLLLCRLILGKPELTTSGSKQLYPSSPEFDSGVDDLRNPRNYVVWSCNMNSHILPSYIVSFRSPRLTVSRGGFAARPSSPWVSFDSLMSMLSKSMDSSRMNLIIRTYDEFRKRKIRRDQLVKKMREVAGDNLLAEIIKNHRDRNKVKN, encoded by the exons ATGGCGGCGCAGGTCGAAGTAGAGGACCAAGCTTCCGTCACCAAACTAGATAATGGCGAAATATTCGATTCAGCACTCTCCGACGATGCAGATTCGTCATCTCTTTCTCGGTCCGGGTCTTTCATCTCTTCCTCATCGTTGATTCTTCTCGACGAAGGAAACTCGGAGCACGACGTTATCAAGGCGTGTTTGCTCTCTGGTATGGGTTTCGTTTCCAGCGACACGACGATCGTCACGATTCGCAAAAACACTTCCGATGGGATCACGAACAGAGCCAGGTTTCTTTCCTTCAGGATTTTCACCGATGCTGTGGCGAGGAAACGCGGCGGAGACGCGAATGTGAAATACGGTTGGTGCGCTGGTTCTTCCAAAGAGGAGATTGAGAGTATCGTCTCTTACGGATTTAGCAATCGTGATGTTGGGAAATTTGAGGATGATCCTTGTTCTCATGGAGTTGGGATCCATTTTGTTCCTTCCAAGTGTTCTCTTCTCGC gGCTTCAGCTGCAGAGCCAGATGAGGAAGGTTTAAGGCATCTTCTCTTATGCCGTTTAATCTTGGGGAAACCTGAGTTAACCACCTCCGGTTCTAAACAATTGTATCCTAGCTCACCTGAGTTTGATTCTGGTGTTGATGATCTTCGTAACCCTAGAAACTATGTGGTTTGGAGCTGTAACATGAACTCCCATATCTTACCGAGTTATATCGTTAGTTTTAGGTCTCCTCGTCTCAcag TAAGTAGAGGTGGTTTTGCTGCAAGACCAAGCTCTCCTTGGGTTAGTTTTGACTCGTTGATGTCAATGCTGTCTAAATCAATGGATTCTTCAAGAATGAACTTGATCATTCGAACTTACGATGAATTCCGG AAACGGAAGATCAGGAGAGACCAACTGGttaagaagatgagagaagtgGCTGGAGACAATCTTTTGGCTGAGATTATTAAGAATCACAGAGACAGAAACAAAGTcaagaattaa
- the LOC104776482 gene encoding uncharacterized protein LOC104776482 isoform X2, with protein sequence MGVFAGFGCWINQNNEEPRKDEPNRSENVESKSESETDNDNDQDKMKKYYDEDEVERQVQLWVDAEKKHTWHDAPPKVKVTTKKGLCHIKIELRLGFPPDKVFRIITDPSNGPFFLYPPLTGKSKKVLREDGPRQIAKVVKTVEWKFLGSSFAIPISVIVDENRKDLTKKRVMLMKVFKGSYKVEPLYVDSERLCKHMEPKSPEEYKRCSRGQGRIASKVLLNQYFQPYPPFNLPPLSRYIRDVTVKNTVTALKTLQSWGINFRSPGIVTSMDENGNVIRSSPKKKEKQTNVEST encoded by the exons ATGGGTGTATTTGCTGGATTTGGTTGCTGGATCAACCAGAACAATGAAGAGCCTCGTAAG GACGAGCCAAACAGATCTGAAAATGTTGAATCTAAGTCCGAGTCAGAAACGGATAATGACAATGACCAGGATAAGATGAAGAAATACTATGACGAAGATGAGGTGGAGAGACAAGTTCAACTTTGGGTAGATGCAGAAAAGAAGCACACATGGCATGATGCTCCTCCAAAGGTGAAG GTGACAACAAAAAAGGGCCTTTGCCATATAAAGATAGAATTGAGATTGGGATTTCCTCCGGATAAAGTCTTCCGCATTATCACTGATCCATCTAACGGACCATTTTTTCTCTATCCACCTTTG acAGGCAaatcaaaaaaagttttgagGGAGGATGGACCGAGGCAAATCGCGAAGGTGGTGAAAACCGTGGAATGGAAATTCCTTGGGTCGTCTTTCGCTATCCCCATAAGTGTAATTGTCGATGAAAACAGAAAAGACCTAACA aaaaagagagtgatGTTGATGAAAGTGTTCAAAGGTAGCTATAAAGTGGAACCCCTATACGTAGATTCAGAACGCTTATGCAAACACATGGAGCCAAAGAGTCCGGAAGAATACAAAAGATGTAGCCGCGGACAAGGCAGGATTGCCTCAAAGGTGTTATTGAACCAATATTTTCAGCCATATCCTCCTTTTAATCTGCCGCCGTTATCTAGGTACATTCGTGATGTTACCGTCAAGAACACTGTAACTGCGCTTAAAACACTTCAAAGTTGGGGTATAAACTTTCGAAGTCCTGGTATAGTGACTTCAATGGACGAAAATGGAAACGTGATAAGatcatcaccaaaaaaaaaggaaaaacaaacaaacgttGAAAGCACTTAA